ATCCACCACCATCTGCCACTGCGGCCCATGATTCACCGGCACCACGAACTCCAGCTCCCCCGCCGACGCGTTGACCATCAACAGGAACGAGTCGTCGGAGATCCGCTCGCCGCGCGCCCCCGGCTCGGAGATCGCGTTCCCGTTCAGGAACACGCTCAGCGCCCCCGCCTGCGAGGAGTCCCAGTCCCGCTGCACCATCTCCCGTCCCTCGGGCGTGAACCAGGCGATGTCCGACAGCTCGTCGTGCGTCCCCTCCACCGGCCGCCCGTGGAAGAACCGCCGCCGCCGGAAGACCGGATGCTCCTTCCGCAGCCGCACCATCGCCCGGGTGAACTCCAGCAGATCCCCGTACGGCGCGTCCTCGTCCCCGTCCTCCCCGGAGGGCCACGGCACCCAGGACACCTCGTTGTCCTGGCAGTACGCGTTGTTGTTGCCGCCCTGGGAGCGCGCGAACTCGTCCCCGTGGCTGAGCATCGGCACCCCCTGCGACAGCATCAGCGTCGCGACGAGGTTGCGCATCTGCCGCACCCGCAGCGCCGTGATCCCGGGGTCGTCGGTCTCGCCCTCGGCCCCGCAGTTCCAGGACCGGTTGTGGCTCTCCCCGTCCCGGTTGTCCTCGCCGTTGGCCGCGTTGTGCTTCTCGTTGTAGGAGACGAGGTCCCGCATCGTGAACCCGTCGTGGCAGGTCACGAAGTTGATGGAGGCCAGCGGGCGCCGCCCGTCGTCCTGGTACAGATCGGACGAGCCGGTCAGCCGGGACGCGAACTCCGCGAGCGTGCGTGGCTCGCCCCGCCACAGGTCCCGCACCGTGTCCCGGTACTTGCCGTTCCACTCGGTCCACAGCGGGGGGAAGTTCCCCACCTGGTAGCCGCCCTCGCCGACGTCCCAGGGCTCGGCGATCAGCTTGACCTGGGAGACCACGGGGTCCTGCTGGACGAGGTCGAAGAACGACGACAGCCGGTCCACCTCGTGGAACTGCCGGGCCAGGGTCGCGGCGAGATCGAAGCGGAACCCGTCGACATGCATCTCGGTGACCCAGTACCGCAGCGAGTCCATGATCAGCTGCAGCACGTGCGGGGACCGCATCAGCAGCGAGTTCCCCGTGCCCGTGGTGTCCATGTAGTAGCGGGGGTCGTCCGTGAGCCGGTAGTACGAGGAGTTGTCGAGGCCCTTGAAGGAGAGGGTCGGACCCAGGTGGTTGCCCTCGGCGGTGTGGTTGTAGACCACGTCGAGGATGACCTCGATCCCCGCCTCGTGCAGTGCCCGGACCGCCGACTTGAACTCCAGCACCTGCTGCCCGCGGTCGCCCCAGGAGGCGTACGCGTTGTGCGGGGCGAAGAAGCCGATGGTGTTGTAGCCCCAGTAGTTGCCGAGGCCCATGTCGGCCAGCCGGTGGTCGTTCACGAACTGGTGTACGGGCATCAGCTCCAGCGCCGTGACGCCCAGCTCGGTCAGGTGCTCGATGATCGCCGGGTGGGCGAGCGCGGCGTACGTCCCGCGCAGTTCCTCGGGCAGCCCCGGGTGCCGCATGGTGAGGCCCTTGACATGGGCCTCGTAGATCACCGTGTGGTGGTACTCGGTACGGGGCCGCCGGTCGTCGCCCCAGTCGAAGTACGGGTTGACCACGACCGAGGTCATCATGTGCGGGGCGGAGTCCAGGTCGTTGCGCTCCTCCGGCGCCCCGAAGTGGTAGCCGTACACCTCCTCCCCCCACTTGACCGAGCCGCTGATCGCACGCGCGTACGGGTCGAGGAGCAGCTTCGCGGAGTTGCAGCGCAGCCCGCGCTCCGGCGCGTACGGGCCGTGCACACGGAAGCCGTACCGCTGCCCCGGCATCACACCGGGCAGGTACGCGTGCCGCACGAACGCGTCCGTCTCGCGCAGTTCCACCGCCGTCTCGGAGCCGTCGTCGTCCAGCAGACACAGCTCGACTCGGTGCGCGGCCTCCGAGAAGACCGCGAAGTTGGTACCGGCGCCGTCGTACGTGGCGCCGAGCGGATACGCCTGTCCAGGCCAGACCTGCATGGATACGACTCTTCCAGTTGTCGCGCGCCGCCGGGGCCACTCCGGGGGGAGTCTCCCCCAAACTGACGGAACCTCCTAGGACATACGTCTCTCCTGCCCGGCGGTGTGCGCGTCGTGACGCTCCGGGGGCGGCCGATTTCGGCTCCCGGCCGGCCGACCGGCCGGCCGGTGGCTATGAATCAGCTCACTCCCGGCGCGGTGACGCGTGGGAACGGCCAAGTCACGGGCGGTAGTTGGGAAACGACCTGTCCATCCGGCTGTATCGTCACCCGCTACCGGAGTACCCTTCCTTGATCGTTGAGTAGGGGTGGGTTCGGGGGAGCGGAAGGCGGTGCGTGGGTGGGCTCGGGAGGGCTGGAGCTGCCTCCTGGTGACGCGGGCGACACGGGTCACGAGGGGAACTCCACAGATGTCCCACCCGGCGCGGTGTCCCTGGCGCGGCCGATGGAGAGGGGCTCCATCGGCCCGGAACTGGACTGGAACGCCGACGCCTGGCTCGAAGTGCGTACGCGCGCCCAGCGGGCCGGCCGCGCCTACATCTGGCTGAACCTCGTCGAGCAGCGGCTGCGCGCCGTGGTGGCCGCCGTGCTGCGCCCCATCTACGAGCCCGTCCACGGCGACGACTGGGTGGTGGCCGCCGCCGGGCCCGCCGGACAGGAGTGGGTGCAGCGGGCCGTCGCGGTCCGCGAGGTCAGCCGCCGCAAGGGCTATCTGCTCGACCCCGCCGACGACAACGTGCTCAGCTTCCTCACCCTGCCGCAGCTGCGCGAGCTGATGGTGCAGCACTGGCCCTGCTTCGAGCCGTACGTCGACGAGCGGCGCGACGTGGAACTGGCGCTGGACGAGCTGGAGGTCACCCGGAACGTCGTCTCCCGCAACCGCGCCCTCTCCGAGGCCGTCCTCGCCCAGGCGGAGCGCGCCTCGGCGAAGCTGCTGGAGATCCTGGGCGCGGGCAGCGACGTGCCCTCCGCGCGCCGGCTGCCCGTCGACGCCGTCGAGGACCTGGTCGGCGAGCGGTACGCGGACGTCGTCGGCGTCCACCCCGACCGGGTGCGGCTGCTGCGGCAGTTCCCCGCCGAGGACCTGTTCGGCGGCGCCCGCCGCCTCGACGCCATCGGCATAGGCCTGAACCTCCTCGTGCAGAACTTCTCCGGGCGGCGGCTGGTCCGGCTCGCCGAGGGCGGCAGCCGGGTCCGGCTGCTCTTCCTCAACCCGGCGTCCAGCGCGGTCAAGCGACGTGAGCGCGAACTGGGCATAAAACGAGGTGAGTTGAGCCGTGCCGTGGAGATGAACATCCTTCATATGCGCCGGGTCCGCTCCCGGCTGCGCGACCCCGGCGCCTTCGAGATCCAGGTCTTCGACGAGACCCCCCGCTTCACCGCCTACCTCGTGGACGGCGACGGCACGGACGGTGTCGCGGTCGTCCAGACCTATCTGCGGCGCACCCGGGGCATGGAGGCACCCGTCCTCGTCCTGCGCGGCGGCAACCGGGTCCTCAAGGCGCACGAGAACGGCGAAGTCGGACTTTTCGATACCTATCGCGAGGAGTTCGAAGTGGCGTGGGCGGACTCCCGGCCGGTGTCGTGAGCGCCTGTCCAGGGGCCGGGCGGAGCGCGGTCCTCGGATTGTCAGTGGCCCATGCGATGGTGGTGGTCACTGGGGGAAAGCACCACCAAGAAGGGGGGCCAGCATGGGTTGGCACCGGCAGCTGCTGATCGGCTTCGACCTGGAGACCACCGGGACGGACCCGCGCGAGGCGCGGATCGTCACGGGCGCGGTGATCGAGGTCAGGGACGGGGAGCCGGTCGGACACCGGGAATGGCTCGCCGACCCGGGCATGGAGATCCCGGCGGAGGCGGTGGCGGTGCACGGCATCACCAACGCCCGCGCCACGGCCGAGGGCAGACCGGCCGACCAGGTCGCCGACGCCATCGCCGACGTCCTCGTCTCCTACTGGAAGACGGGCGTCCCGGTCGTGGCGTACAACGCGGCCTTCGACCTGACCCTGCTCTCCGCCGAGCTGCGCCGGTACGCCCTGCCGTCCCTGCGCGACCGCCTCGGCGGCCAGGACCCGGCGCCGGTCGTCGACCCGTACACGATCGACCGCTCCGTGGACCGCTACCGCCGGGGCAAGCGCAATCTGGAAGCGGTCTGCGGGGAGTACGGCGTGCCGCTGGACGCCGCGCACGACGCGTCCGCCGACGCCCTGGCCGCCGCCCGGCTCGCCCGCGCGATAGCCGAGCGCCACCCGAAGGTCGCCGCCCTCGGCCCGGCCGAGCTGCATCTGCGTCAGATCGAGTGGTACGCGCAGTGGGCCGCCGACTTCCAGGCGTTCCTGCGCCGCAAGGGCGACCCCGAAGCGGCCGTCGACGCGACCTGGCCGCTGCGCGAACTGGAGGACGAAACGGTATGACCGCGACAGTGGTCACCCTGCGCGAAGTACGCGACAGCGACTTGCCGTTGTTCTGGCGGCACTGGTCCGATCCCGAGGCACAGCGGATGGCCGCCTTCACCGGGGCGTACCAGTACGACAGGGAGCTCTTCGACAGCCACTGGGCGAAGCTCCGCGCCGACCCCGAGGTGCTGAACCGCACGGTGGTCGCCGACGGCGAGGTCGTCGGCTCGATCGCGGTCTTCGGCCCAGCGGACGAACGCGAGATCACCTACTGGATCGACCGCGCCCACTGGGGCCGCCACATCGCCACGGCCGCCCTCACCGCCCTGCTCGACCTCGTGCCCACCCGGCCCCTGCACGCCTACGCGGCCGCGGACAACACCGGCTCGATCCGGGTCCTGCAGAAGTGCGGCTTCGTCGTCACCGGCCACGACCGGGGCTTTGCCCGGGCCCGCGACGCCGAGACCGACGAAGTGGTGCTCATACTCCGGGCAGCCTGAGCCGGTACCGCGCGGATCAGAACGGATACCAGCGGACCGTCTCGTCCCCGTCGCGCAGTGAGGCGACCCGCCGTTCGAACTCGGCCAGGGCCTTGGGGTTGCTCGGCGCGTGCTGGGCGACCCAGGCACAGCTGGCCGTCTCCCGGGCGCCCCGCAGCACGGAGCAGCCCTCCCACTCCCGCACGTCCCAGCCGTAGGCGTCCGTGAAGGCCTCGTACTCCTCGGTCGGCAGGCCGTAGCGGTCGTGGGAGAGGGCCATGACGACCAGGTCGTGTTCGCGGAGGTCGCCGGAGAAGGTCTCCAGGTCGACGAGGACCGGACCGCCGGGCCCGATGTGGACGTTGCGGGGGAGGGCGTCGCCGTGCACGGCACCCGGCGGCAGATGCGGGACGAGGGCCGCCGAGGCCGCCGCGAACCCGTCGCGGCGCGCACGGAGATACGCCGCGTCCGCCGGGTCGATCGCGTCCCCGGCGAGCCGTAGCCAGCGTTCCACCCCGCCGAGCAGTTCACGGCGGGGCAGTGCGAAGTCGGGCGCGGGCAGGGCGTGGACCAGCCGTAGGAGTTCGGCCACATCACGGGCGCCGGCCGGGCGTACGGAGTCGGGCAGACGGTGCCACACCGTCACCGGGTGCCCCTCGACGAGCAGGGCCTCCGGCCCGGCGGCCCGCACCGCGGGGACGTCCGCCTCGGCGAGCCAGCCCGCGACGGTCAGCTCGCGGCGGGCCCGGTCGAGGAGTCCGGCGTCACGGCCCACCTTGACCACCAGGTCACCGGCGGCGAACACCGCGTTCTCGCCCAGCGCGAGCAGCCGCGCCTCCCCGGCCGCGGTGGGCAGCACACCGGCCGCGGCCAGTACCTCCCGGGCCCGTGTCTCGTCCATCCTTCGCCTCCGTGTCCGTACGGCTGACGCTCCCCCCGGGCTGCGGCGGGGCATCAGGTTCACGCCATCCGCCGGACAGTCTCGCATTCGCACAGGTCGGGCCCTGTGCGCGGTGCCTTGACGCCCTGTCATGGCCTCAGCACCATGACGGGCATGACCTTGGCGACCGCGAAGCCGCGACGCCCGCGACCGGCCAAGCGGCGCACCCCGGCCGGCGGCCGGGACCGGCGTCCGATCGACCACGGGGCCTGGTTCCTCGTCCTGCCCGCGCTGATCCCCATCCTGGTGCTGAGCGTCGGCCCGCTGCTCTACGGGATCGCGCTGGCGTTCACTGACGCGCAGTCCGGCCGCACCGAGCCGACCCGCTGGATCGGCACCCTCAACTTCCAGGACCTGCTGCACGACACCCTGTTCTGGGAGTCGTTCCGCATCGGCCTGCTCTGGGCGGTCGGCGTCACCGTCCCGCAGTTCCTGCTCGCCCTCGG
The sequence above is drawn from the Streptomyces griseiscabiei genome and encodes:
- the glgX gene encoding glycogen debranching protein GlgX, whose protein sequence is MQVWPGQAYPLGATYDGAGTNFAVFSEAAHRVELCLLDDDGSETAVELRETDAFVRHAYLPGVMPGQRYGFRVHGPYAPERGLRCNSAKLLLDPYARAISGSVKWGEEVYGYHFGAPEERNDLDSAPHMMTSVVVNPYFDWGDDRRPRTEYHHTVIYEAHVKGLTMRHPGLPEELRGTYAALAHPAIIEHLTELGVTALELMPVHQFVNDHRLADMGLGNYWGYNTIGFFAPHNAYASWGDRGQQVLEFKSAVRALHEAGIEVILDVVYNHTAEGNHLGPTLSFKGLDNSSYYRLTDDPRYYMDTTGTGNSLLMRSPHVLQLIMDSLRYWVTEMHVDGFRFDLAATLARQFHEVDRLSSFFDLVQQDPVVSQVKLIAEPWDVGEGGYQVGNFPPLWTEWNGKYRDTVRDLWRGEPRTLAEFASRLTGSSDLYQDDGRRPLASINFVTCHDGFTMRDLVSYNEKHNAANGEDNRDGESHNRSWNCGAEGETDDPGITALRVRQMRNLVATLMLSQGVPMLSHGDEFARSQGGNNNAYCQDNEVSWVPWPSGEDGDEDAPYGDLLEFTRAMVRLRKEHPVFRRRRFFHGRPVEGTHDELSDIAWFTPEGREMVQRDWDSSQAGALSVFLNGNAISEPGARGERISDDSFLLMVNASAGELEFVVPVNHGPQWQMVVDTGREDAVPVDGVKVAAGERVRLVDRSLVVFRRPA
- a CDS encoding 3'-5' exonuclease, producing the protein MGWHRQLLIGFDLETTGTDPREARIVTGAVIEVRDGEPVGHREWLADPGMEIPAEAVAVHGITNARATAEGRPADQVADAIADVLVSYWKTGVPVVAYNAAFDLTLLSAELRRYALPSLRDRLGGQDPAPVVDPYTIDRSVDRYRRGKRNLEAVCGEYGVPLDAAHDASADALAAARLARAIAERHPKVAALGPAELHLRQIEWYAQWAADFQAFLRRKGDPEAAVDATWPLRELEDETV
- a CDS encoding SAV2148 family HEPN domain-containing protein, whose product is MGSGGLELPPGDAGDTGHEGNSTDVPPGAVSLARPMERGSIGPELDWNADAWLEVRTRAQRAGRAYIWLNLVEQRLRAVVAAVLRPIYEPVHGDDWVVAAAGPAGQEWVQRAVAVREVSRRKGYLLDPADDNVLSFLTLPQLRELMVQHWPCFEPYVDERRDVELALDELEVTRNVVSRNRALSEAVLAQAERASAKLLEILGAGSDVPSARRLPVDAVEDLVGERYADVVGVHPDRVRLLRQFPAEDLFGGARRLDAIGIGLNLLVQNFSGRRLVRLAEGGSRVRLLFLNPASSAVKRRERELGIKRGELSRAVEMNILHMRRVRSRLRDPGAFEIQVFDETPRFTAYLVDGDGTDGVAVVQTYLRRTRGMEAPVLVLRGGNRVLKAHENGEVGLFDTYREEFEVAWADSRPVS
- a CDS encoding GNAT family N-acetyltransferase; the encoded protein is MTATVVTLREVRDSDLPLFWRHWSDPEAQRMAAFTGAYQYDRELFDSHWAKLRADPEVLNRTVVADGEVVGSIAVFGPADEREITYWIDRAHWGRHIATAALTALLDLVPTRPLHAYAAADNTGSIRVLQKCGFVVTGHDRGFARARDAETDEVVLILRAA
- a CDS encoding phosphotransferase enzyme family protein; amino-acid sequence: MDETRAREVLAAAGVLPTAAGEARLLALGENAVFAAGDLVVKVGRDAGLLDRARRELTVAGWLAEADVPAVRAAGPEALLVEGHPVTVWHRLPDSVRPAGARDVAELLRLVHALPAPDFALPRRELLGGVERWLRLAGDAIDPADAAYLRARRDGFAAASAALVPHLPPGAVHGDALPRNVHIGPGGPVLVDLETFSGDLREHDLVVMALSHDRYGLPTEEYEAFTDAYGWDVREWEGCSVLRGARETASCAWVAQHAPSNPKALAEFERRVASLRDGDETVRWYPF